A region from the Catellatospora sp. TT07R-123 genome encodes:
- a CDS encoding malectin domain-containing carbohydrate-binding protein, with translation MPRSTLSRRAVAALAAVALTAAGFGAAPAAAAPNHTTVVKAVPSSATPDIKNGTVNAIYDAGSKIIAAGDFTTVRNRGTEVDITRNYVLAFDKATGTVDTAFAPTVDSEVAAVIAGPTAGTVFIAGKFNTVNGTTRRKVALLNVSNGTVVTSFAGPAFNGAVKDIALAGSRLLVGGIFTTAGNTSPRGGLASVNATTGALDSYLTTTLTENHNYDGVSGASAGVGASKLALAPNGQQLVVIGNFKKADGVLHDQIVKLDLGTSAVIADWNTSRYTPRCAWWAFDSYMRDLAFAPDSSYFVVVSTGAPNGGTLCDAAARWEASATGTDVQPTWVDYTGGDTYLSVDISEQAVYVGGHFRWLNNSFGGDSANVGAVGRPSIAALDPVNGLPLAWNPGRHPRGIGASEMLVTPSGLWVGSDTAFIGNYQYRRERIAFFPLTGGNAPHPTNTATLPGKVYRAGVPVPTNVLYRVNAGGSAVAATDNGPDWAGDDGGSPSPYHNPENNTAGFGTVGTVDATVPATTPVAIFSSERWDSGGDPEMGWHFPVTSGTEVEVRLYLANRYDGTASTGSRVFNVALEGTTVLANLDLSGSVGHNVATMRSFTVTSDGSIDIDFGHVVENPLINGIEIVKTGPPPSGNPDDVQVRSYDGATTVGATSLVANPDSTTWSTAKGGFWVGGTLFYGMNGALWRRTFNGTTFGTPTLVDPYHDAYWDTVDTDSGQTYAGSTVNFYAEIPNTTAMFYTAGRVYYTLSGSNELYWRWFTPDSGIVGADRFTVAGVGGMGDTGGLFLSGSTLYKVNRTTGALSSTAWAGGAPTGAYTVVSGPSLDGTDWRAKVVFVAP, from the coding sequence ATGCCCCGTTCGACCCTGTCCCGCCGCGCCGTCGCGGCACTGGCCGCAGTGGCCCTGACCGCAGCCGGCTTCGGTGCCGCGCCCGCGGCCGCCGCGCCCAACCACACCACAGTGGTGAAGGCGGTGCCGTCCTCCGCCACGCCGGACATCAAGAACGGCACCGTCAACGCCATCTACGACGCCGGGTCGAAGATCATCGCGGCCGGTGACTTCACCACCGTACGCAACCGCGGCACCGAAGTGGACATCACCCGCAACTACGTCCTCGCCTTCGACAAGGCCACCGGCACGGTGGACACGGCCTTCGCGCCGACCGTCGACAGCGAGGTCGCCGCGGTGATCGCCGGACCCACCGCGGGCACGGTCTTCATCGCCGGCAAGTTCAACACCGTCAACGGGACGACCCGGCGCAAGGTGGCCCTGCTCAACGTCAGCAACGGCACCGTGGTCACCAGCTTCGCCGGGCCCGCCTTCAACGGCGCGGTCAAGGACATCGCCCTGGCCGGGAGCAGGCTGCTGGTCGGCGGCATCTTCACCACCGCGGGCAACACCAGCCCGCGCGGCGGCCTCGCCTCGGTGAACGCCACCACCGGTGCCCTGGACAGCTACCTGACCACTACGCTGACCGAGAACCACAACTACGACGGCGTCAGCGGTGCCAGCGCCGGAGTGGGCGCCAGCAAGCTCGCCCTGGCCCCCAACGGCCAGCAGCTCGTGGTCATCGGCAACTTCAAGAAGGCCGACGGGGTGCTGCACGACCAGATCGTGAAGCTGGACCTGGGCACCTCGGCGGTCATCGCCGACTGGAACACCAGCCGCTACACCCCGCGCTGCGCCTGGTGGGCGTTCGACTCGTACATGCGCGACCTGGCCTTCGCGCCGGACAGCAGCTACTTCGTCGTGGTCTCCACCGGTGCCCCGAACGGCGGCACCCTGTGCGACGCCGCAGCCCGCTGGGAGGCCTCCGCCACCGGCACCGACGTCCAGCCGACCTGGGTCGACTACACCGGCGGCGACACGTACCTGTCGGTCGACATCAGCGAGCAGGCCGTCTACGTCGGCGGCCACTTCCGCTGGCTCAACAACAGCTTCGGCGGCGACAGCGCGAACGTCGGTGCGGTCGGCCGGCCCAGCATCGCCGCCCTCGACCCGGTCAACGGCCTGCCGCTGGCCTGGAACCCGGGCCGCCACCCGCGCGGCATCGGCGCCTCCGAGATGCTGGTCACCCCGTCCGGCCTGTGGGTCGGCTCGGACACCGCCTTCATCGGCAACTACCAGTACCGTCGCGAGCGGATCGCGTTCTTCCCGCTGACCGGCGGCAACGCGCCGCACCCGACCAACACGGCCACGCTGCCCGGCAAGGTGTACCGCGCCGGTGTCCCGGTGCCGACCAACGTGCTCTACCGCGTCAACGCGGGCGGCTCGGCGGTCGCCGCGACCGACAACGGCCCGGACTGGGCCGGTGACGACGGCGGCAGCCCGAGCCCCTACCACAACCCCGAGAACAACACCGCCGGGTTCGGCACCGTCGGCACCGTGGACGCCACCGTCCCGGCCACCACGCCCGTCGCGATCTTCTCGTCCGAGCGGTGGGACTCCGGCGGCGACCCGGAGATGGGCTGGCACTTCCCGGTCACGTCCGGCACCGAGGTCGAGGTCCGGCTGTACCTGGCCAACCGGTACGACGGCACCGCCTCCACCGGCTCCCGCGTCTTCAACGTGGCGCTGGAGGGCACGACCGTGCTCGCCAACCTGGACCTGTCCGGCTCGGTCGGGCACAACGTCGCCACCATGCGCTCGTTCACGGTGACCAGCGACGGCTCGATCGACATCGACTTCGGGCACGTGGTCGAGAACCCGCTGATCAACGGCATCGAGATCGTCAAGACCGGCCCGCCGCCGTCGGGCAACCCCGACGACGTCCAGGTCCGCTCGTACGACGGCGCGACCACGGTCGGCGCGACGAGCCTGGTCGCCAACCCGGACAGCACCACCTGGTCGACCGCCAAGGGCGGCTTCTGGGTCGGCGGCACCCTGTTCTACGGCATGAACGGCGCGCTGTGGCGGCGCACCTTCAACGGCACCACGTTCGGCACGCCGACGCTGGTCGACCCGTACCACGACGCCTACTGGGACACCGTGGACACCGACTCCGGCCAGACGTACGCGGGCTCGACCGTGAACTTCTACGCCGAGATCCCGAACACGACCGCCATGTTCTACACGGCCGGGCGGGTGTACTACACGCTGTCCGGGTCGAACGAGCTCTACTGGCGCTGGTTCACCCCGGACAGCGGGATCGTCGGCGCGGACAGGTTCACCGTCGCCGGGGTCGGCGGCATGGGCGACACCGGCGGGCTGTTCCTGTCCGGCAGCACCCTCTACAAGGTCAACCGGACCACCGGCGCCCTGTCGTCGACCGCCTGGGCGGGCGGCGCGCCGACCGGGGCGTACACGGTGGTCAGCGGTCCGTCGCTGGACGGCACCGACTGGCGTGCGAAGGTCGTCTTCGTCGCCCCGTAA
- a CDS encoding pentapeptide repeat-containing protein yields MTIFGLIATVLLAWWQLDQSADLNRKQLDQSDQVKLAQIYSEAVGQLASDQTSVQVGAVYSLIRVEHESAGVDRDPAASYHSAVVSLLAAHVRSRSLSQLDEKTGLCKSPVPLVDKPEFADFRAAIEAIRTLAKPGDRVNLSFTCLLWADLHGMHLEDAVLNSADMRSARFDDADLTGADIRYTRLEYTSWERAKLTRAQLTGSNFNCASGSGVDLTGAVVVDSTGKVVLSADKVNFPGAAGAPEPLNHAWSSAEKDACKLS; encoded by the coding sequence GTGACGATTTTCGGCCTCATTGCCACCGTGCTGCTGGCATGGTGGCAGCTCGACCAGTCAGCCGACCTCAACCGCAAACAGCTCGACCAGAGCGACCAGGTGAAGTTGGCGCAGATCTACTCCGAGGCGGTCGGACAGCTCGCCTCCGACCAGACCAGCGTGCAGGTCGGCGCGGTCTACTCCCTCATCCGCGTGGAACACGAAAGCGCGGGAGTCGACCGCGACCCGGCCGCCTCGTACCATTCGGCGGTCGTTAGCCTGCTCGCCGCCCACGTTCGCTCGCGCAGCCTCAGCCAGCTCGACGAGAAGACCGGGCTGTGCAAGAGCCCGGTCCCGCTCGTCGACAAGCCCGAGTTCGCCGACTTCCGGGCCGCGATCGAGGCGATCCGGACCCTGGCCAAGCCCGGTGACAGGGTGAACCTGTCCTTCACCTGCCTGCTCTGGGCGGACCTGCACGGCATGCATCTGGAGGATGCCGTCCTGAACAGCGCCGACATGCGCAGCGCCAGGTTCGACGACGCCGACCTCACCGGTGCCGACATCCGCTACACGCGCCTGGAATACACCTCATGGGAGCGGGCGAAGCTCACCCGAGCCCAGCTCACCGGCTCGAACTTCAACTGCGCCAGCGGCTCGGGAGTCGACCTCACCGGCGCGGTCGTCGTCGACAGTACGGGCAAGGTGGTGCTGAGTGCCGACAAGGTGAACTTCCCCGGTGCGGCCGGGGCACCCGAACCCCTCAACCACGCCTGGAGCTCCGCGGAGAAGGACGCGTGCAAGCTGTCCTGA
- a CDS encoding TetR/AcrR family transcriptional regulator, with amino-acid sequence MATQRTPNRRGEGSKLRDDLIAAATALLEEAGSEDAISLRGVARRAGVTAPSIYAHFASREEILVAVIAEVYEDMTAAMTAAYEEPDPHARLRGLCCAYLDFAHAHPHRYRVVFGRSRTGEVGRLELEELTGGKAFAQFRAAVAEVAGPADANMAAITLWVALHGYATLAASVPAFPWPQRDAMVDWLIRTASEPSSVEHR; translated from the coding sequence GTGGCCACACAGCGCACCCCCAATCGCCGGGGCGAGGGCAGCAAGCTGCGCGACGATCTGATCGCCGCGGCGACGGCCCTGCTTGAAGAGGCGGGCAGCGAAGACGCGATCAGTCTGCGCGGCGTCGCCAGGCGGGCCGGGGTGACCGCGCCGTCGATCTACGCGCACTTCGCCAGTCGGGAGGAGATCCTGGTGGCGGTCATCGCCGAGGTGTACGAGGACATGACGGCCGCGATGACGGCGGCCTACGAGGAGCCCGATCCGCACGCCCGGCTGCGGGGGCTGTGCTGCGCCTACCTGGACTTCGCCCACGCGCACCCGCACCGGTACCGCGTCGTGTTCGGGAGATCGCGCACCGGCGAAGTGGGGCGGCTGGAGCTGGAGGAGCTGACCGGGGGCAAAGCCTTCGCCCAGTTCAGGGCGGCGGTGGCCGAGGTCGCCGGGCCGGCGGACGCGAACATGGCCGCGATCACGCTGTGGGTGGCCTTGCACGGGTACGCGACCCTGGCCGCCAGTGTCCCGGCATTCCCGTGGCCGCAGCGGGACGCCATGGTGGATTGGCTGATCCGAACTGCTTCTGAACCGTCGAGCGTTGAGCATCGATGA
- a CDS encoding TIGR03086 family metal-binding protein translates to MISQIDTAITHADRIVAGVTPEDLDAATPCSAWDVRALLNHLVGGMRIFAAELTGTGPVGEHESDWLGADPQAAFETAARLDRQAWQRPDALAATVHISLGALPGHVAASVHLTELVVHAVDLAVATEQETLVSEELCAEQLRLMRSAGIDAYRVPGVFGAEVAVAPDAPAHLQLLAYLGRAL, encoded by the coding sequence ATGATCAGCCAGATCGACACTGCCATCACGCATGCCGACCGCATCGTCGCCGGTGTCACGCCCGAAGACCTCGACGCAGCGACTCCCTGCTCCGCATGGGACGTACGGGCGCTGCTCAACCACCTCGTCGGCGGCATGCGCATCTTCGCCGCCGAGCTCACCGGCACCGGCCCGGTCGGCGAGCACGAGTCCGACTGGCTCGGCGCCGACCCGCAGGCCGCGTTCGAGACCGCCGCCCGGCTCGACCGGCAGGCCTGGCAGCGGCCGGACGCACTGGCAGCCACCGTGCACATCTCGCTCGGCGCGCTCCCCGGCCACGTCGCCGCCAGCGTCCACCTGACGGAGCTCGTGGTCCACGCGGTCGACCTGGCTGTCGCCACCGAGCAGGAAACCCTTGTCTCCGAGGAGCTCTGCGCCGAGCAGCTGCGCCTCATGCGGTCCGCGGGGATCGACGCATACCGCGTGCCAGGCGTCTTCGGAGCGGAGGTCGCGGTCGCACCTGACGCCCCGGCGCACCTACAGCTGCTCGCCTATCTCGGGCGCGCGCTATAG
- a CDS encoding flavoprotein — translation MRSPLILVACAAPPTIQAAELVEHLVRDGWDVYVVLTEGAAAWADEKSLEAASGHPVKTRLRRPDEVKTVPVPAAVVVAPATFNTINQWAAGINDTAALGVLNEALGAGVPIVVAPHTKDELAAHPAFRRNVEVLSTAGVRFTALGALDPVTAEGQYQWQSVLDLLRDHAR, via the coding sequence ATGAGATCCCCACTCATCCTCGTTGCCTGCGCGGCACCGCCGACCATCCAGGCCGCAGAGCTTGTCGAGCACCTCGTACGCGACGGCTGGGACGTGTACGTGGTGCTCACCGAAGGCGCCGCCGCGTGGGCGGACGAGAAGTCCCTCGAAGCCGCGAGCGGCCATCCCGTCAAGACCAGGCTCCGGCGGCCCGACGAGGTCAAGACCGTGCCGGTACCGGCAGCCGTCGTCGTCGCCCCGGCGACGTTCAACACGATCAACCAGTGGGCGGCGGGCATCAACGACACCGCGGCGCTCGGCGTACTCAACGAGGCGCTCGGCGCCGGAGTGCCGATCGTCGTCGCGCCGCACACGAAGGACGAACTGGCCGCCCACCCTGCCTTCAGGCGCAATGTCGAGGTCCTGAGCACCGCTGGAGTGCGCTTCACGGCACTCGGCGCTCTGGACCCCGTCACCGCCGAGGGCCAGTACCAATGGCAGAGCGTTCTCGATCTTCTGCGTGACCACGCTCGATAG